Genomic DNA from Prunus persica cultivar Lovell chromosome G1, Prunus_persica_NCBIv2, whole genome shotgun sequence:
ACGCCCTTACTTTAGCACAAAAGATGCGTCGGTGTCCTCCAACGTTCCAATAGACTCCTTGAGAAGTCTCCGTGCTTCTTCTCTCCTCCTAAACAAGAAAGTGAAGCAAATAGTCACAAGCAATTATGTAACATCCAATCCACATGGCAGATTGATTACACAGTCACAATACCAGTAGATTTAAAGAATTTATATGCATATTCGAACTCTTACACTGACCATGCACACACCGCAGTTTACTTTTAACCTCATAATTCAAGGTtgaaagaaactaaaaatcaaCATTTCGATGCCTCACATACAAGAACAGGGGAGTTTTCTACAACAACTTCTACAATGCACCAAAAGAATAGCCTAGTAGATTCAAGTACTTTTACTCTAAATAAAATGCTATATAAGCGATTCATTTCAATGATCGAAGgacaaagaaattttctttcaactgttttggaaaacaaagcaaaacatTTCAGCCTCAGACCACAAATATTTCCAGTAATTGTTGAAAGCATACCTCTTTATATCCTCCACAACTTGTTTACGACGTTGTATCTGAAGTTCTAGAATGTGAATTAACGTTGCCCTAGcctgtttgataaaatacattacaaaataaagtacctcaaaacacaaaccaataCAGTGCATTCTAAGACCCAAAACTATCTTACTTGATGGGGACGCAATGAGTTGAGTAGATGATGCAAGTTCTTGAAGATAAGAGATATATCTTCCAATCTCCTCGCATACTGTGATGGTCTCTCTACAAGAATATCAGCCAGCTCCAAAATGTGCAGTTGCAATTCTCTGTTAAGTGACCTCAGTTCCTTCTTAAAATCTAAGAAGGATCACAATTTTTGTCAGAGAAGCATAAAACATTTTAGAGGCGAAAAACAAACACATGCATTtgcacaatatatatatatatatatatagacactAGAATAAACAGACATACACGCATGTGCACAGGCAgttcttatttgtttcttgttagttattatcaataaaatcatgcTCTGCAAACCAGATGATACATACCCCCTAACACTCTTCTCCTTTCTAGAGAGGACATTTGTATTGCACTAAAGAAGGCTCATTAAGGGATCATATTTTAGTCGTAATGTCGGATTTATCATGCATGACAACATTTTCTAGTATGAATTGGATATACGCCATAGCCTAGAAAACTATGGCAATCAATCAGAAATTTCAAGAGCAGTAATTTCACATGATaatacaaataattaaaactaGAACGGAGGGTGGCATACCAATGTTTGGGCCTTTTGGATACAGTTGATGCACTCCCTGATCTTCCAAGCTCGGAAGAATGTCATCAgtctatataaaataagataaaactAATTAAGAAGAGATTacaaggaaaacaaagaaatcatACATTGATAACATCAACACAGTAGATTATAGAATTACACATATTTTCCAAACTCAACATTCAAAGCCAACAACTTTAAAGGTCTTCAAACAGTAAAGCAACTGCTATAAAGGAGAGATGGCATTCTTCAAACAGTAAATTCAACAAACTTTACTTTTCACAAAAACTTCTAGCATCTAGTCATTAGTGACAAAAGCAATTTTCAGAAATCAAATTACAcagtttatataaattttgacAGGAAGAATGCAAAGAATGAGAAAAGCTCATAGTGTAATTGTCACCATAACAAATGCATGTCCTTTAAATTGGAGAAGGCGGCTCCGGAGCTGATTTGGGATCTTGCAAGTAATCTTTGTAGAGCTTATAatatggtggtggtggtggatatGTCGCTGTAGCCATTGCCAGCACCTTCTGGCCAAACCTAAATCAACCaagtttaaagaaaacaatcaTGCCAAGCGCAGCTCTCCAAatcaaacagaaaacaaactgaaataACCTAATAgaaatattaagaaatcaCCTAATTATGTACATAGAAACACTGAATTTAAACCTAGAAACACAGTCTCCTTTGCATCACGACACTGACACCTAAAGCGAACACACAGCCACACAATTGTttaaaccaaaccataaaccTGCAATTTCCTTTTAACAGAGACAAAGTACCCACACCTCCATCTGCATCTCCACCACTCTATCACCCAAACCACAATCAAATGCATTCTACCAAACCAAAAATCAAGCCCATTTAAAAATGCCATAAACAAAACATTCTCAAAAGATTACAGGGAACCCAAAACCATCCCATAAATCCATATGCAAAATTTGATTATAAGCATGTAGATTCCAGAAGTCGTTTTTGACAATTACCCATCCATAAACAACGTTCCTTCCTTTGCTTTGATTTGAACAATTAAATCAGAATATTGTGGAATTAATTCTTGTAGAAATCACAGAGCCCAGAGCTTAAAATCTCATCAAAAAATATAGATAGTTGGGACTTACCCAGACAAAGGTGAACAAAGCCCAAACTTTCTGTGACAAAATGAAGAGTTTGATTTTTGTGAAGAGTGTCTgcgagtgagtgagagtgggTGTGAGTTATTACCCAGTTCATGGAAACCCATAAACCCTCAACCCTAGAGAAatccctaaaccaatttcaaagaaacccataaaccctaaaccagtTTCTGAGcaaccccaaaaccctaaaacccaaaaccaatttcgaaGAAACCCCTAAATCAATTTCTTACAAATCCATACACCATaaaccaaattcacaaaaaccccaaatttcaaaGACAAGGAAGATGAACAGTACCTCGTGGATGTGAACCGTGGAGTTAAGCTTGGATGAATAGCCACCGCTGAGGGAGAAAGACGATTGcgtcggagagagagagagttacacgagggagagagaagggctgaagagagagatagagccaagagagttgagagagaacccaatttctgaaaaactgaaatggGTACAATCATTCCACAATAAAGATGTATTTATATGTGgtagttgtaaaaaaattgggaaggggtggtatttttagttaaaattataaaaagggTGGCATTTTAAGCTATTTCCCAAAGTCTTTTGGACCCAATTGTTTTCTAGGCAGacccttttccctttttttcttttttcaatttcagttttcATATATGCCCTTGAAAAGATAAATTTGTTAAGGAATGATGCGGTATGTGAAGAGGAGAAGTGAAGCAGTTTCtaacaaagaaaattcaagCAGAAGATTTGGATAGATGTGAAAAAAGAGAGGTGGAGGTAAAAATACGTGGTGTCATGTTTATAGCATTTACATGGTTTTTAAATAAGGATCCGCGTCCtactaaatttaaaattattttaaatgccAAAAATCTAAGTGATATATGCATAaattttacaatatgtatgcaTAATATATGTTTCTCGAGCTGAATTTAACCCGATATATAGATGacacatttgttttttttattgatttcatGTAGCTTGTGAAATTCATGTCCTAtagttattatattttatatgttgTATTAAATAATATGGTGTTATAAGATTTTATATGCcctaaattataattttgaatattttcttgaagaaaaattgaaatataaatagtTAGCAGTGCTTTATGCACCTCAACGAAGACCTCACATACACAAAACTAACTtgttaaaattagaaaaataaaagtttcgACATGCATGTCAAATCGTGATTTGTTTGCAAAAAATAATAGATTCctttttagtacaagcaatTGACGGAGGAGGGTTtatgtaagatcccacatcaaaccaacggagaggggagttgcttcgtgagctcccagaaataAAACCGTGCGGGCAGTGAGGgaggcccaaagcggacaatatcgtgctacggcggagtcggtccggggtgtgacaatttggtatcagagccactctgccgtgtggtgcgagtgtgccgacgaggacgtcggacccttaaggggggtggattggaGGGGgttgatgtgccttatatggcacacccgcatccatctagcacgaggccttttgggagctcactggcttcggagttgtaAGAACTCCAAAGTTAAGCGAGTGGGAGGctggagcaatcccaggatgggtgaccaccctgggaagttgcttcgtgagctcccagaaacaaaaccgtgcgggcagTGAGGgaggcccaaagcggacaatatcgtgctacggcggagtcgGTCCGAGGTGTGAcagtttacacaaatattcattgggcGTCTATGATATCGAatctttaatttatataaatagaaGTGAAGGAACTCAACTAATTGAGCTATACCCAATTGAGATATAAGCATTTAAGGAGCCtaatattttccttctttttattcaCTTTATAAGGAGCACACATGATAAAATAACTCTTTTTATTTACTCTAATCTATAAAGATAAACGTGATTATGTACACAATAAAAACAGTCACACACAGAGAgtgaaaaacaataaaaacagccTCACACACTATagtgaaaaacaaaaggtgTTTAAGAGAAAATAGAACGTTAACACGTCTGCCTCTTTTGATGAGGCAGATGTCAGATTGGACCCTAACGTGCAATCTAATTCAACAACTATGGAGTTTTGTCagtaacaaaaagaaaaagggaaggaaaaaaaaaactatggaGGCTTCTCAAAGTCTCTTGTAACAATGTAGAGAGACCAAGTTCCAATTTTGTGCTTAACAGATGTCTAAAACTCAATCCAAAACatcaataaaatgaaatctACTCCATGTTCAAAAAGCTTCAAGAGACATTATATAATCAAGGGCAATATCATGTTCTTATGACTCTTATAAACAACCCCTCCGAATACATCACATCTTCCATCAACTGAAAGAAGAAAGTCAAGAGATATATCCAACAAACAATACCAACCATGTTATTATTTACACCAACCGAAAAGAATAGGCTAAGTCCAAATCAAGCCTTCAACAACCTATCTTGCTTCACTTCTAAGATGAAGATTTTAGAAACCACAACATAAAATAATcattgcctctctctctctctctctctctctctctctctctctctctctctctctctctccttaatTCCTTCTAAAAAGACAATAATATACAACCCTGGGTGGGTCCCATGAAATTATATCTATGATTAGGAGCTATTTATGTGTTTTATAGTATATGTGAGGGTAAAAAAGCTTTTCCCTTTGGAATTATTTTGAGCATTATTTTCTGCTAATGCATTTTTTATGGTGCATGATACCTTACCATGGATCTACTACTATTCCAGCTTTACTCATATCAAAAATATCTAATTCTCAGGTACCAGCTTTCCACTATTTCCCTCTGCCTCCTTATGAAAAGCAGAAAACAAACAATGccctctctcctccctctcttcATCCATTCTCCCCTTCAATAAAACCTCCAAGAcctcaattctctctctctctctctctctctcatatcatCAATCAAGAACCATGAGGTCCAAAACTCAATGTGGCATCAATCTCAACCTGATCCTCCTCTGCtgcttcttcatcttcctcttcaccATCTTCATAATCAGATCGAACTTCTCATCTCCCCTCCAAACCCCATCTACATCCACATCCATCAACATCTCCCAAGCCCATCTCTCAACCTCAACCCCTCACTCCAAATCCCCACAATCCTCAACACCATGCCCTTCCCTTGAACAACCCTTCATCCCAACATGCACTAAAACCCCACCTTCCCTAGCCAATGCCATCATTCACTATGCAACAACAAACATCACCCCACAACAAACCATCAAAGAAATATCAGTCTCATCCAGAATCCTACAAAAGAAATCACCCTGCAATTTCCTAGTCTTTGGCCTTGGACTTGACAGCTTGATGTGGACAGCTCTCAACCATGGAGGAAGAACAGTTTTCTTGGAAGAAGACAAGTCATGGATTGAGCAAATCCAACAAAAGCTACCCAACTTGGAGGCCTACCATGTTTCCTATGACACCAAGGTTCACCAAGCAGACAAGCTCATGGAGATTGGGATGAAGGAAGAGTGCAAAGTTGTTGGGGATCCAAGATTTTCAAAGTGTGAATTGGCCCTCAAGAACTGGCCAAGTGAGGTGTATGACATAGAGTGGGATTTGATCATGGTGGATG
This window encodes:
- the LOC18793082 gene encoding glucuronoxylan 4-O-methyltransferase 3 codes for the protein MRSKTQCGINLNLILLCCFFIFLFTIFIIRSNFSSPLQTPSTSTSINISQAHLSTSTPHSKSPQSSTPCPSLEQPFIPTCTKTPPSLANAIIHYATTNITPQQTIKEISVSSRILQKKSPCNFLVFGLGLDSLMWTALNHGGRTVFLEEDKSWIEQIQQKLPNLEAYHVSYDTKVHQADKLMEIGMKEECKVVGDPRFSKCELALKNWPSEVYDIEWDLIMVDAPTGYFDGAPGRMSAIYTAGLLGRNREEGETDVFVHDVDRNVEDKFSKAFLCEGYLREEEGRIRRFTIPSHRARLGRPFCP